GACAATTCAGTTATTGTTGTGTGTTGTGGGGGCGCACGCTTTGCTGGGGCTGCGCGTCGGTTATGTCGACAGAAACATCTGGCGCGTTGCGtcgtatttttttgttcttcttctactGCCGGATGAATCGGCCGCAACATTCATCCGCCCGACGTGCTGGATGGTCTTGTCCTACATGTAGTTGCCGACATCTTCATCATATCCCTTATTATTTGTAGACTATTGTTATTAgtatttttcttatatttctctctctctcttttttttgatGGCGTCCTGTCGTGCGCCATTACGTCGTTTTATCCGCACGGATTTTTTTACGCACAGCCCGGTCTGCTCATTCGCATCTCTTCGGTCTACAAAGCTCTCAAACCGATGTTATATTAGCCTACGTCTGCGTGTTTCAGacgtttaatttttttatttatttatttatttattttttattcttctctcTAATGGGGCGCCTTGAATTGCCGGTTCGCTTATTATGGTAGTTATTATGAACGGCGGCTGTTGGGGTCATGGCTGTATGGGGGGTAGGGATGTATATGGTTTATGAAAAGATCGATAAAAATTGGGGAATCTGCGATCAATTTGTGTTGTCGACTAAGTTATGTAGttggaagagagagagagcgagaCATTGCGGCGTGTACTTTTTGAACGTGTGTGTAACAGACGAATTGATCATTCAtcacatccccccccccttctttgCCTATACGTAGTTCTTTATACAGGGCCGGTTTGGTACTCACGATCCATTAGCGGCGTCATCCATTCACCGACACGACGCAGTCGGAAccgacgaaaaaaaaacggccgCCACCGACgcaatattaaaaaaaaatctttttgaaacaaaataaaaattcaaaatgaccGTGTGTTCCAGCCGCccacacaccaaaaaaaaaaaaaaatgaataaaagatggtggtggtgatttttttgtgtgtgtattatttttcccctttcaatgtatttttctttgaaaattgTATATTTCGGGGTAGATATGTTGTTGCTATATATACAGACCTTTAGATTTGTGTGTTTGGCTCTGATGTTCACTCTAGACCAGCCCGACCGTTTCCCATGAAGCACTCCGCCCtgtttttcttgtgtgtgtgcgtgcgtgtgttcgttccccctttttctttttccttttttgttatgcgagagaagaaagaaaaatatatacacacaAGGATCTAATGTTGGCATCTTCGATCCGTTTCCCCGATGATGAAAGGCACATTCATCACCTTATATTCACCTCCGTCACCTGACACATGTCGCTTCTTTATTGTGTCCTCTCTTCTTTCTAAATGATACGTATATACGTTTGTTACTCTCTCATTATTTCATCTTATCCCTCCCCCTGCCCCTACATTTTTTTCGCGTTCGTTTGGATGTATAGAGTATATGTACATGTTGTCCctcttttttctgtgtgtgtgtgtgtgtgtgtctcccctcttcttttgttgATTAGCAAATCGTCAACATCATCGATCATCCTATCACGTGACCATCTGGTCAACCGTTCCAGCCGAAGAGCAGAGGGACTCCAAAAGAGGGAGCCAAAGTTGATGAGGGTGGGGGAcatacagaaagaaaaaaaggtccCCTGTTGTACCTAGAAAAACgataaagagagaaagaaaacgttATAGAATGAGAGATGGTGACATAGTCAACTGTATCGTGTACAACTCTGTCTAGGTGACGTAGATGTTGATAGGGAAAAGAACCGAGGGGAGGGGGAGagaaagatgatgatgatgttgacaatttttttccttttttttcgaacGCAGAAAACCGGTCCGTTGCGAGGAGAAGTGAGAAAAAGATTGAAATCCTtccaagtttttttcttttttttttaaatttgggAACAATCAGCTGAGATCTAGTCTACTATGTATACCTCTGTGACTTtaatgcatttttctttcttctttatgttctcgcattcgcatttcttttattttctattcttcttttcttgaaaCCCCCCCGTTTTCCAATCAATAGCGCATCGTTAGGATTCAATCAGCTTCGTTGTGCGACGTAGCGCAAGTAGCGAAAAATCAAAAGCGGATGCGCTAACAATTGCGTCCCCATCGTTGATCATTCCGTTACAGTCAAAGACACTCCCCACACTTTGAATCTTTCATTTTCCTTAATAAAAAGATGCAAATTGATGAAGAGAAATAAATAATGGCACCCTCCTAAACATGCAGCGTCTCGTAGTGtatcgaaaaaaataaaaaataaaaataggctGCGTATGTGCTCAGAAAAATATAAGTAAGACGGTAGACGAGCTGGTCTGTGTTAcgttgcgtgtgtgtgtatttattatttttggaTTTGACGCTTCTTCTTGGGCCGTCAATAGGGAAAGTCGGCAGACGCGGGCAAAGGGGTCGCGTGTCGATAATTCATTAATGGTCGACTGGGGAAGAGAGGAGGAACTTGATGGACGCGGCTGGGTCCAGCAATTTTGGTCAACTGCCTTAGGCGTTTTgattttcttcctttcattttgaatCGATCAGATTTGGGTTTTAtttgttgatttttatttttaattctttagATTCTTTAGATGATCAGCGATGACGACGTGTTGCGCTGCTGTTCCAGCTGATGATGTCGCTGTGGCTGGAAATAATAATTGGACTGCAGGTCGTCCACTTTCAGCTGCTGGCCGCCAGAGCGACAGTCGATCTCGACGCCCGTCCGCTTAGCGGCGGGCGAGCCCACAGCCAGGCCCGTGTCCGCCTCCTCGTTAAGATGATGGCACCCCGCGCCGCTCGTTAGCGTTTGCCGACTATGGCAGCTGCTGTGACCGCTACCACCTCGACCCAACGTTGTCTCAGTTGTTGTTTGCATcgcttgttgttgttcttgctGTTGCTGCGGGCTGGCAAGGCCGTGGCTCCAGCCGGTGGCCAATGCCGCCAATTCAGCCAGGCGTCTCCGTTTTTCACGCCTCCGCATCCAGCAAACAAAGCCGCAACCGATGCTCAATAAAAGGATGGAAGGCAGCGCCACCATGATCGAAATCGGGACCGATTTCGACTCTTTCGATGTTTCataatctttttgtttttttttgcaagcgaaaaacaaaaaaaataaaataaaaagaaataaaggcGATCAGTTCGAATACGACGTAGGTAGTTATAATTGACTTACTGGGTTTGACGTTCAAGTAAGTCTTTTCAATGGTGTAACCGTAGCGATTGTTGCCCAGGCAGAGGTAGAGGCCGGCATCGTTTTCACTTAGCGGATCGAGTTGTAAGGTTTTCAAATAGGAGCCGTCCTCCTTGCGCACCAGTTCATCGCCTTCCAGCTCTAAAAGGGAAACGCAAATGACGTACACGCATAATGATAACAAATCTCCTTACGCTAAACGACTGGTGCTCGCATGCATTTCAATGCACTCGaatgatttcaaatctgttTTTAACACGCGTCAAGGAAAACAGCACAGACGTTAGCCGGGAAATTGGACAAAATAATGATAATACTCTGGTAGTGATCCTCGCCAACGACCAATGACGTGTTGGGGTAGAGGCTCAAGTCGGGGCGGAGGGGATGGCCCGGAAGCCTTTTCAGCCATTCGACTTGCGGAAGGGACGTGCTGCGCACCCAGCAGTGAAATTTGGCCCTTCCACCTCTGAACTCTGTCACGTTGGCCGGGTGGACTTCGCTCATGTCGCTGACAGCTGAATCTGGGACGTCCGATCGTCTTGTTCTTTGATAATCGATAATTGGCTTAGAATTTGGGTCGCAACGTCTCATTTACCTAGGACTGAAACGATGAACGTCGTCTGCATTTTGCCTTTCAAACCGAGCGCCAAACACGTGTAATTGGCCGACGAAGAGGGCCCAGCTCTTCGGATGGCCAACGTTAGACGCGATGCTGTTCTCCAACTCGTTTCGTCCGCTGCATTCTGCTGCTGCCATCGTTTGTACACCACACCGTCCTTTCATTTGCGTAAAACGAGTTGAGGTATACGATAATGAGTtggcttttaaaaataaatcaattgaTTACTTTAAGCCAAATGAGATCCGGATACGGATAACCGGCGACGACGCATTGGATGTCGAGGGAACTTCCGGCCGTGATGCGCACACGATTCGGTTGGCGGAGCGTCTCCTCTGTGAAACTCAACTTCTCGATCAATAAGTCGTCGGAACTGTTTTCAATATCGGCGACGGTTGTTGACTCTGTTTGAGGATCTGCCAGACGTTGCGAACGGCAACCGTTTGGCGTCACATGCAATGGCAGGAAagtaaatatttaaaaatacaaaaattgcTGACTCGTTTTTCTCCCCTTTACCTGTGACAATTAATTGAATTGCAGCTCTTTGGCTTCCGAAGCCGTTGGTGGCGATGCAAACGTAGACGCCAGCGTCTTCCGGTTCGACATCTTCGATCATCAAATGGGCTCCTTTCGTCTCGAATCGTATCATCATCACGGGAAGCGACTCGTTGTCCTATTCAAAAGTCGGTTTCACAATCAATATTAGGTGCGAAAATGCATCACAGCCTTTCAAATGAGGCGCCAATTTTGATTCGACGTTTACTTTTAGCCAACTGATGAAGAGCCCAGCCGAATCGCCAGATTGCTGATGAACGGGACACGACATCTGAACGCGATCCATCGCGTTGGCGCGGATGATTGCGCGGTAATCCGCGCGTATCTTCGGCGGAGCTGTGGGCCAAAGATGTAAatcccttttttcttattttgcgCTTTCTTCACAACACGCCGCAACGTTTGATGCGCTTCTAATCAAAAAGTAAGGTTGGAACTTACCTCCAGCCAAGGCGACGCTGGCAGACAACAGACACCAGATGAAGCATAAAATGCCTGCAGGCCGCTTCAATGATTTCATCCTCGCCTTCCTTCCTTCAGTGATCGTCTTTTGAAGTTGAAAAGACACAAATACACATCAATAAGTGGCTTTCGGAGAACAAAGTCAAAAAGAGATGAGACACAAAGTGAAATCGTGCGGCAACTCTTACGTCTTTGTTCATCCAATGTTGATTTCACACACGGGCACTTTGGTGACTCACCGACAAACGGGTTCCCCTCTTTCTtccaatttttccttttctttttatgtgtgtgtgtgtgtgcggtgATGATGTCTGCAAGTCGGTGATGGCAGCACGTTAATTGATCATCAAGCAGGCGATTTGCAGATGATGATGGAAATGACGTGATGGCTGAGGATGCGATGATGAATGGCGTTCATCTCACGGCTGACGAACCGTCAGTGACTGCACCGATGATTGCGTCCTATccttttgtgaatcagtgacGAGGATTAGCCATCTTGCAGTGCCCAACAACACGGCGCTATAGAGTCAAGAGAAAAAATCGAACTGAGAATTTTGGGTTCACAACCGCAAAAGAGGAGAAGCTCTGCCGATGTTTTGACTTCGTTCTTCTCAAGCTCCAAATCTAAACTAGTTTAAACATTTGTAACAGGACCAAGGGTGGAAAGGAAACAGCAACACATTTTTATACAAGTTTCCCtgggtttttctttggttgttgtttacaTTGGCAATCAACTGGCAGGGAAGGGGGGGGGCTCTTGGCCAGCAACACGAGTCCAGGAGAAGGGCACGTTCCCTTCGGTTCTCTACACACCGTTAAACAACAATAACAGACCGAAGCAGCAACGCTATGGATGGAGGCCAGTTCAACAGATCTCTGTCCAATTTCGACCAACAGCTCGAGCGGATCGTAGCGACGCCAAAACCTGTGGCTTTGGCTCGCAAAGTCACTGCAACACCGTCGCGAACGGTTTATACACAACGTACACACACAAGCATAACATATACAACATAAGCGGATACACTTCACAACTTATATTTACAGTTTGCACGTGCCAGCTATTAAAGTTGGTctgttgtttaaaaaaaaaaagaaaaatatcatgtcaggttttttaaattttatttttcatgtaaGGGCatgaaaaactgaaagaaaaatggcaaaggGATCATTTCGTGTAATCGCTATTGTATAGATCGTGTTAAAGTCCGTGATCGCAGATAATTTGCACGCGCTTTTGGCACTCAAAACATGCAAATGGACTTGAATGTGAATTTAAATAGCCACCTATTTAGAACTTTCGTTTGTGTGTAGACATTGTTGATTGATCAGACATCGCACGAAATTGATTTGTTCGATGTAACAGGTGTATACGCTATAGTTCTTCCGCACGacagtttgtgtgtgtgtgtgtgtgaaagaCACATTGTCGGATAACGATCAAAACTCCGCACCCTTAAAAACACCCAATCTATTCCTAACccaagacaacaaaaaaaagaaattctgattgttttctctttccccTTTGAATGTTTCTCCGCGTTTGAATTCAACTCGGAGCGAGAAAAATCTCGAAAGGAGAGAGATAAATAAATGAAGTTGCTTCTTTATAAATCATTGATAAGCATCAACAGCTGCAGTGGACGCTACTACACACCACTTGATTGATTGACTTTCAatccatctctctctctctatatatatatatataaatataaaagagTCCTATACAGCCTTTCATGATTATGCAAATCACCCAGTTGCGTAGATTACAAAGCGCGATTGAGAAacgttaaacaacaacaacaaagaggaaaagaaagaaaagaagaatacggaaaaaaacaaaacaaaacaagaaaaaaaaaaacctatcaaTCTATAAGACATGATCACGCCAAGGCCCTCGTGTGTGTCTCGCGGCCAGCGTACTCTGTCATGCGATCACTATCACTGGGGCGCGACTGATGGAGAGTTCGCCCAAAATCGGaatggattttgttttttgtctttttctttaaaaaacaaaaaacaaaaaacaaaaaaactcttaTAGTCTTTCGGTTTGTTGTCTCGAATGCACG
This sequence is a window from Daphnia magna isolate NIES linkage group LG7, ASM2063170v1.1, whole genome shotgun sequence. Protein-coding genes within it:
- the LOC116927402 gene encoding fibroblast growth factor receptor-like 1 isoform X3, which gives rise to MLHLVSVVCQRRLGWRDLHLWPTAPPKIRADYRAIIRANAMDRVQMSCPVHQQSGDSAGLFISWLKDNESLPVMMIRFETKGAHLMIEDVEPEDAGVYVCIATNGFGSQRAAIQLIVTDPQTESTTVADIENSSDDLLIEKLSFTEETLRQPNRVRITAGSSLDIQCVVAGYPYPDLIWLKDGVVYKRWQQQNAADETSWRTASRLTLAIRRAGPSSSANYTCLALGLKGKMQTTFIVSVLDSAVSDMSEVHPANVTEFRGGRAKFHCWVRSTSLPQVEWLKRLPGHPLRPDLSLYPNTSLVVGEDHYQKLEGDELVRKEDGSYLKTLQLDPLSENDAGLYLCLGNNRYGYTIEKTYLNVKPNYETSKESKSVPISIMVALPSILLLSIGCGFVCWMRRREKRRRLAELAALATGWSHGLASPQQQQEQQQAMQTTTETTLGRGGSGHSSCHSRQTLTSGAGCHHLNEEADTGLAVGSPAAKRTGVEIDCRSGGQQLKVDDLQSNYYFQPQRHHQLEQQRNTSSSLII
- the LOC116927402 gene encoding fibroblast growth factor receptor-like 1 isoform X2, which translates into the protein MKSLKRPAGILCFIWCLLSASVALAGAPPKIRADYRAIIRANAMDRVQMSCPVHQQSGDSAGLFISWLKDNESLPVMMIRFETKGAHLMIEDVEPEDAGVYVCIATNGFGSQRAAIQLIVTDPQTESTTVADIENSSDDLLIEKLSFTEETLRQPNRVRITAGSSLDIQCVVAGYPYPDLIWLKDGVVYKRWQQQNAADETSWRTASRLTLAIRRAGPSSSANYTCLALGLKGKMQTTFIVSVLDSAVSDMSEVHPANVTEFRGGRAKFHCWVRSTSLPQVEWLKRLPGHPLRPDLSLYPNTSLVVGEDHYQKLEGDELVRKEDGSYLKTLQLDPLSENDAGLYLCLGNNRYGYTIEKTYLNVKPNYETSKESKSVPISIMVALPSILLLSIGCGFVCWMRRREKRRRLAELAALATGWSHGLASPQQQQEQQQAMQTTTETTLGRGGSGHSSCHSRQTLTSGAGCHHLNEEADTGLAVGSPAAKRTGVEIDCRSGGQQLKVDDLQSNYYFQPQRHHQLEQQRNTSSSLII
- the LOC116927402 gene encoding fibroblast growth factor receptor-like 1 isoform X1, giving the protein MNKDTITEGRKARMKSLKRPAGILCFIWCLLSASVALAGAPPKIRADYRAIIRANAMDRVQMSCPVHQQSGDSAGLFISWLKDNESLPVMMIRFETKGAHLMIEDVEPEDAGVYVCIATNGFGSQRAAIQLIVTDPQTESTTVADIENSSDDLLIEKLSFTEETLRQPNRVRITAGSSLDIQCVVAGYPYPDLIWLKDGVVYKRWQQQNAADETSWRTASRLTLAIRRAGPSSSANYTCLALGLKGKMQTTFIVSVLDSAVSDMSEVHPANVTEFRGGRAKFHCWVRSTSLPQVEWLKRLPGHPLRPDLSLYPNTSLVVGEDHYQKLEGDELVRKEDGSYLKTLQLDPLSENDAGLYLCLGNNRYGYTIEKTYLNVKPNYETSKESKSVPISIMVALPSILLLSIGCGFVCWMRRREKRRRLAELAALATGWSHGLASPQQQQEQQQAMQTTTETTLGRGGSGHSSCHSRQTLTSGAGCHHLNEEADTGLAVGSPAAKRTGVEIDCRSGGQQLKVDDLQSNYYFQPQRHHQLEQQRNTSSSLII